GCGTGCAGCCCCGCCTCGATCACCAGATCGATCTGCCCCGCCGCAAGCAGTGCATAGGCGTAGCAATCCATGCCGTAGCGGGTCAGCCGCGCCCGGTCGCGCACCCGTTCGAAGGCCAGCCGGTCGGCCTTTGTGCCGACTTCGGGAAAGGTGGTGAAGAGGATCGCCTGATCGAGCCCGCGCGGCGCGCGGGTGGCGAGCGCAGAGGCGCCCATCGGCCCGGTCATCTCGGCCCGCCCGAGCCCGCCGCAAAACCGCTCGCCGGTATAGGGCTGGTCGATGATGCCGAGGCGTGGGCCGGTCTCGTCCGAAAGCGCGGCCAGCACGCCCCATGTGGGAGTGCCGCTGAGAAAGCCGCGCGTGCCGTCGATCGGGTCGAGCACCCAGGTCAGCCCGCTGCTGCCGCTGCTGGTGCCCAGCTCTTCGCCAAGGATCCCGTCCTGCGGGCGACGCTGCGCCAGCACCGCGCGCATGGCGGCCTCGGCGGCGCGGTCGGCGACGGTGACCGGGTCGAACCCGCCTTCAAGCTTGTTTACGGCATTCAGAGTGCGGGAGCGGAAATGCGGGAGGATCGCCGCACGCGCTGCATCCGTCAGCGCATGCGCCGTGTCCCAAAGCTCGTTTGCCAGCTCTGTCGAGATTTCTGCCATTACGCCCACTCCGCCTGTCGGTCCTCAGACCGCCTAGCGCAGCGGGGGCAGAGGCTCAAGCGACGTCGGAGAGGACCCGCGCCAGCTCGAACAGGCGGCGGCGCTGGTTTTCGGGGATCGCGTAGTAGGAGCGCACCAGGTCGAGTGCCTCCTTGTCGCCAAGGATATCGGCGGGCATCGCGGCGGCGGGTGCGGCGGGCGCATCCTCGACGGTCGCGTCATGCTCGTTTTCGAGCCCTTCGAAGAAGAAGCTCACCGGAACGTCGAGCGCATCGGCGATATCCCAGAGCCGGGAGGCGCTGACGCGGTTGGCGCCGGTTTCGTATTTCTGGATTTGCTGGAACTTGATCCCGACATGTTCGGCAAGCTGTTGCTGGGTCATCCCCACGAGCCATCGGCGGTGGCGGATGCGTTTGCCCACATGGACGTCGACGGGATGCGTCATCGGATGTTCCTTCTACCACACCCCGCGCAGGGGGCGACTATTTCTCCACGCGCCACGAAGCGCACTTTCTCCGAACGCGCGACCCACACGATCGAGAACCCGTTTTCCCGGCTGACGCGACGCTACATCGGGTTAACGAAGAAAATCAAGTAATTTGCGCCCCTAGCGATAAACAGGGTTAATTGCATGCACCTCGCGGTTGCAAAGGTTAAAAAATCGTTAGAAAATTTCGTCACAGCGGTGACATTTGACTTTTCGCGAGGCTAGAACGCAGATTGCTGCAATCGCCGGGAAAACTGCCGAGGACTCCAATGCGCGCCCTTCATCTCACGTCACATGAGTCGCCCCCCGCCTTCACCGATCTGCCAGAGGAAACACCCGGGCCGGGACAGATCGGACTGCGCATCGCGGCCTGCGGACTGAACTTCGCAGACCTGCTGATGATCTCCGGCAAGTATCAGGACACCCCCGCCCTGCCCTTCACGCTCGGGCTGGAGGTGGCCGGCACCGTCGAGGGGCTGGGCGACGGCGTCACCGGGCTCGCGCCGGGCGACCGGGTGGCGGTCTATGGCGGCCAGGGCGGCCTTGCGGAATATGGGGTTTTCGACGCCACGCGCGCGGTCAGGATGCCCGCCAGCATGACGCCGGAGGACGCGGCGGCCTTCCAGATCGCCTATGGCACCAGCCATCTGGCGCTGGACCATCGGGCGCGGCTGCAACCGGGCGAGACGCTGCTGGTGCTGGGCGCCGCCGGCGGCGTCGGGCTGACGGCGGTGGAGATCGGCAAGCTGATGGGCGCCACGGTGATCGCCTGCGCGCGCGGACCGGAAAAGCTCGAGATCGCGCGGCAGGCCGGGGCCGATCACCTGATCGACGCCAGAACCGACGATATCCGCGCGGCGGTGAAGGCGCTCGGCGGCGCGGATGTGGTCTATGATGCGGTGGGCGGCGCGCAGTTCGAAGCCGCCTTCCGCGCCTGCAAGCCCGAGGCGCGGCTGCTGAGCATCGGCTTTGCCAGCGGCGATGTGCCGCAGATCAAGGCCAACCACCTGATGGTCAAGAACCTCACCGTGATGGGGCTCTACTGGGGCGGCTACCTGACCTTCGCCCCCGAGCTGCTGACCGGCTCGCTGGCGCAGCTCTTTGCCTGGTACGAAGAGGGCCGGATCAAGCCCCATATCAGCCATGTGCTGCCGCTCGCGCGCGCCGAAGAGGGGCTGGATCTGCTGCGCAACCGCAAATCCACCGGCAAGGTGGTGATCCGCATTCCCGAATAGCCCGGCGCGCGCCGCTCAGCGCAGCAGCATCGGCTCGGCCATCCAGGCCCGGATCGCGGCGCTCACCGCATCCGGCGCCTCCAGCGGCGGCAGGTGCCCCGCCTCCTCGATCACCGCGAGCCGGGCGCCGGGGATGAGTTCCGCCAGAAAGGCCTGACGCTTGACCGGGTAGAGCTGGTCATGGGCGCCGCAGAGCACCGTCACCGGCACCCGCAACTTGCGCAGCGCGCTCTGCTGGTCGCGGCGCCGTTGCAGCACGCGGATCTGCCGCACGAACACCTCCAGCCCGAGCCCGTCGGCCATATCCGAGAGCATGGCGAGGATCTCGCCCCGGTAGGGCCCGGGCGCGAGGCTGTCGGACGGGAAGAGCGCACGCACCGCCTCGTCGAGCCGCCCGGCCCGCGCCTTGATGATCAGCGGATCGCGCTCCGCCGCCTGCTGCGGCGTCTCGGCCAGTGGCGTGGTGTTCATCAGCATCAGCCGCGACACCCGGTCCGGCGCCCGCCGTTGCAGCTCCATCGCGACAATGCCGCCTAGCCCGAGCCCGGCCAGCGCAAAGCGCTGCGGCAACACGTCGAGCAGCCCCGAGGCGACTTCCTCGACCCGCTCGCCGCCAGCGACCGGCGCCACCATCACCGCCATCTCGCGCGACAGATCTGCGATCTGCGGGCCAAAGAGCCGCGCATCGCACATCAGATCGGGCAGCAGGACGAGGGGCTCAGCCATGCCGCCCCGCAATACCGTCTTCCCGCCCCTGTAAGGCGCCCGACATACCCTGCCCCGTTTTCTGCTGCCCCGTCTTTGCGCGGAATCCTACCAGAGCACGCGGCGAGGAAAAGCGGGAATGCGCCGAGGGCCGCGAAGCGGCGTTACTCCGCCGCGACGACCCGCGCGACCGGGGCGGCGTGGCGCGGAGCGTGAATCTGCATCCAGACCGCCGCCTCGTCATAGAGCGTCCATTCCCGGCGCAGGCCGGAGGGGCCGAATTCCGCGTGGCTGATCCCCATCACATGCACCTCCGCCCCGCTCGGTCGCCCGAACGCGCCCCAGCCGCTGTGCCGTCCGGTCAGCGACCAGCGCAGCGCGGCGCGCGGCGGCAGCAGCCGGTCCTCGCGCCCGATGCGGTGGTGAATGACGAAGCGCGCATCGGGAAAGGCCGCGCGCAGCCCGAACCAGAAGCGCTCCGCCCCGCCCGGCCCCTGCGCCGCCACGCCGCCGGGATAGGCCAGCCGCGCCGCCGGATCGTATTGCGCCGGGATCTCGGAGAACCCCGCCGCCATGATCCGCTCGATCAGCGCGGCAAAGGCCATGCCCCAGTGATTGCCGTTGCCCTGACCGGTATAGGGGCCGGGCTGATCCAGCCCCGGGTGAAACGGCCCGTCCTCGGGATCCAGACAGGCGGCGCGCTCGCGCGCCCAGTCGGAGACGCGCAGTCCGAGCTGGCGCAGGATCGCGCCGCTGTCGCGCAATGCCCAGATCTCGCTGATCCGCCCGTCCTTGGCATAGATATCGGCCATGGCACGAAACCGCAGCCGCCGCCCGCACGGCGCCCCGAAGGCGCCGGCACCGTCATGGCTGCCCTGCATCAGCAGCCGCTGCGATCCCAGCAGCCCGAGCCGCGGCGCACCGGAGCAGATCGCATCCTCCGTCCGCACCGCGAGATCGGGCAGCGCCGCCAGCAGCTCCACCGCCTCGGCGCGGATCGCGCCGGCGCCAAAGCCCATGGCCTGTGCCTGCCGGTGAATGAGCTGCGGATGGCAGATGCCTGCCAGCCCGGCATCGAGCGCCCGCTCGGTCCAGAGCGTCCCTGCCATGGCGCGCAGAAACGCCGGGTAGTCCTCACCGTGCTGTCCCTGCATCGCGCCCTCCTCCATGACTGGCGCGATCAGTGTCACCCGGGAATGGTTAGCAAAGCGTTTCCGGCGGCGCTAAGCCTCGCCGTAGCCGTTCCAGCGAAACGCCCCGTCTTCCTCGCGCAGCGGCGCGAACGGGTTATGCGCAATCTCCCAGATATGGCCCTCGGGATCGGCGAAATAGCCGTGATAGCCGCCCCAGAACACCTCCTGCGCCGGCTTCAGGATGCGCGCCCCCGCCGCCTCGGCGCGGGTCAGCAGCGTCTCCACCTCCTCGCGGCTGCGTAGATTATGCGCCAGCGTCAGCGCGCCGTGGCCGAGCTCTTCGACCGGCACGCCGATATCCTCGGCCAGCGCATGCAGCGGGTAAAGCCCCAGCGTCTGGCCCAGCAGATCGAAGGCAATCACCCCGTCGGGGCTTTCGGCGCGGACCCATCCCAGCGCCTCGTAGAACGCCGTCGCGCGCGCCATGTCGCGCACCCCCAGCGTGATCAGGCTTACTCTCGGCTCCATGGCACCCTCCTTACGTCTCGCCGCAGCGCGTTGCTTGCGCGGCCCGCACCGCTCAGCCGCCGATCTCGGCAATCGCCGCCTCGATCATCGCCAGATTCTCCGGCTCGGAAAAGCGGTGATCGGCGCCCTTCACAAAGCTCAGCCGCAGATCCGGGCTGTCGATATGATCGAAGAGCCGCAGCGCGGTTTCGCGGGTCACAGCCTCGTCCGCGCTGCCCTGCATCAGACGCACCGGGAAGGGCATCGGCAGCGGCGCGCGCAGCACCAGGTTGTCGCGCCCGTCCTCGATCAGCCGCTTGGTCACCGCATAGGGATCGCCATAGGCGGAGGGCAGATAGGTCACGCCCTCCTCCATCACCTTTCGGCGCTCCTCTTCGGAGAAGCCGGCCCAGAACCCGTCCTCGGTGAAATCCGGCGCCGCGGCGATGCCGACAAAGCCCGCGACGCGCCCGGCCAGCCGCTGCGTCAGCAGACTGCCGATCCAGCCGCCCATGGAAGAGCCCACCAGCAGCAGCGGCCCTTCGGTCGCCGACTCGATCACCGCCTGCGCATCCGCCGCCCAGTCCCCGATGCAGCCGGCCTCGAACGCGCCCCCCGATTGCCCGTGGCCGGAATAATCCAGCCGCAGATAGGCCCGCCCGCGCGCCTTCGCCCAGGCCTCCAGATGCACCGCCTTGGTGCCCTCCATGTCGGATTTGTAGCCCGAGAGAAACACCACGGTCGGGCCGTCACCGGGCGTGTGGACATAGGCGAGGCGGGCATTCGGCCCGTCGAGATAGGCGGTGTCGGCCATGGCAGAGGGCTCCTTCGTCGCTTGGCGCGACTGTGCCCCCGCACCGGCCAGAGATGCAACCGGGTTTCGCCACCCCGCTACCGGCGACGCAAAACGGCCCGGGAGCGCGCGTCTCCCGGGCCGTCATGTCCGTGTCGTCGGAAGCGCCCGCTCAGAGCTGCGCCATGACCTCGTCGGAGGCTTCGAAATTGGTGGTGACGCGCTGCACGTCATCGTCGTCCTCAAGCGCATCGACCAGCTTCATCAGCGTCTGCATGGCGTCGAGATCGAGCTCGGTGGTGGTGCCCGGCTTCCAGATCAGCTTGGTGCTTTCGGATTCGCCGAGTTCGGCCTCGAGCGCGTTGGAGACCTCGTTCAGATCGGTATCGGCGCAATAGATGACATGGCCGTCCTCGGAGCTTTCCACATCCTCGGCACCGGCCTCGATCGCCGCCATCATGACGGTGTCGGCATCGCCGGCATCCGCCGGGTAGACGATCTCGCCCTTGCGCTCGAACATGAAGGCCACCGAGCCGGTCTCGCCGAGATTGCCGCCGTTCTTGGTGAAGGTCGAACGCACGTTGGAGGCGGTGCGGTTGCGGTTGTCGGTCATCGCCTCGACGATCACCGCCACGCCATTGGGGCCATAGCCCTCATAGCGGATCTCTTCGTAATTGTCGCCCTCGCCGCCGGACGCCTTCTTGATGGCGCGCTCGATATTGTCCTTGGGCATGGACTGGCTCTTGGCTTCCTTGATGGCAAGCCGCAGGCGCGGGTTCTTGTCGGGATCGGGGTCGCCCATCTTGGCGGCGACGGTGATCTCCTTGGAGAATTTCGAGAAGAGCTTCGCCCGGACCGCGTCCTGACGGCCCTTGCGGTGCTGGATGTTTGCCCATTTGGAATGGCCGGCCATGGTGCCTCTTGCCTCGTCGGAAAACTTCGGAATATCGCACCGCGCTATAGCCCAGAGCGTGGCTCTGCCGCAAGCCCGTCCGGCCCCGCCGCGCCCGGGCTTTCATCTTTCCGGCAAATACTCCTGCCAGTGCGCGCCACGAGCGCCCCCTTCCCCGAGGCGCGCAACCGGGGTAAAGCCGCTGTCATGAGCCGCTTCCTGATCCTCCAGCTGCGCCCCGAGACCGAGGCCAGCGACGACGAATTCGCCGCCTTCCTGCGCAAGGGCGGGCTGAGCGCGGCGCAGGTGCACCGCATCCACCTCGATTGCGAGCCGCTGCCCGAAGGGCTCGACCCGCGCGACTATGCGGGCGTGATCGTCGGCGGCGGGCCCGGCTGCGTCTCGGACCCGCCGGAACGCAAATCCCCGGAGGAGGCGCGGATCGAGGCCGCCTGCCTGTCGCTGATGCCGGCGATCACCGGCGCGGATGTGCCCTTCCTTGGCTGCTGCTACGGCATCGGCATCCTCGCACACCATCTCGGCGCCGAGGTCAGCAAGGCGCGCTATGGCGAGCCGGTGGGGCCGGTGCGCTGCGACAAGACCGAGGCGGGCGGGCGCGATCCGCTGCTCGACGGGCTGCCCGACGGGTTCGACGCCTTTGTCGGGCACAAGGAGGCGGTGCAGATCCTGCCCGCCGGCACGGTGCATCTGCTGCGCTCGGCGCCCTGCCCGTTCCAGATGATCCGTCACGGGCAGAACGTCTATGCCACGCAGTTCCATCCCGAGGCCGACGCGGCGGGGTTCGAGACCCGCATCCGCATCTATCGGCACAAGGGCTATTTCGACCCGTCCGAGGCGGACGATCTGATCGCCATGTGCCGCGCCTCCGAGGTCACCTGGCCGGAGCGCATCCTGAGAAACTTCGTGCAGCGCTACGGCTGATCCCCCAAAATTTTCCTCCGAAAATTTTTCTCCCAGGATTTTTCGTACGAAAAATCCTGGGACACCTCACAAAGGCCAGATCAGCGGGATCACCAGCGCGGACAGCACCCCCACGCTCAGGTTCAGCGGCACCCCGACCTTCAGGAAATCCGAGAACCGGTAGCCGCCAGGGCCATAGACCAGTGTGTTCGTCTGATACCCGATGGGCGTTGCGAAACTGCACGAGGCCGCCACCATCACCGCAACAACCAGCGGGCGCGGATCGATCCCCAGAGCCTGCGCCAGCGAGATCGCGATGGGCGTGACCACCACCGCCACCGCATTGTTGCTCACCGCCTCGGTCAGAACCGAGGTCAGCAGGAACACCGCCCAGATGAGCAGAGGCGCCGGCAGCACCTCCATCAGCGGCGCCACGGCTTTCACGATCAGTTCGACGGCACCAGAGGCGTCGAGCGCCGCGCCGATGGCCAGCATGGCGAAGATCAGCGCCAAGAGCTGCCCCTCGACAAAGGAAAACGCCTCGTCCGCGTCGATGCAGCGCGCCAGTAGCACCACCGCCACGGCGATCACCGCCAGCGCCAGGATCGGCGCCACGCCGAGCGCCGCCAGCACCACGATCCCCGCCATGGCGCCGATGGCGATGGGCGCGTGTCCGCGCCGGAAGGCCCGCGCCGAGGGGTGGGAGACATCCACCAGCTCGAGCTCGTCGGCGAGGCGCTTTATGTCCTCGGGCGAGCCCTCCAGCAGCAGCGTGTCGCCGACGCGCACCACCAGATCGTCGAGCTTGCGGCCGATATTCTGGTTCCGCCGATGCACCGCCAGCGGATAGACCCCGTAGCGCCGGCGCAGGCGCAGCGCGCCAAGGCTGCGGCCCACCATCTTGCAGCCCGGCGTGATCAGCACCTCGACCGTGGTGGTCTCGCGCGCCGAGATCTGGTCCACCCGCTTCAGCGACTTGTTGCGCTGAAGGCTGAGCAGCTCGGTCATCTGCGTGCGCAGGACAACCCGGTCGCCGACCTCGAGCACCACGTCCTGCAATTCGCGGCGCAGCGATTCGTCGCCGCGGACCACATCGACCAGACGCACCCCCTCGCGCTTGAAGAGCTGCACCCCCAGAACCTCGCGACCGATAAGGTTCGACTCGGGCGGGATCACCGCCTCGGTGAAGAATTTCATCCGCGAGCGATCCGACAGCATACCCGCCATGGAATGCCGTTCGGGCAGCAGGAACCGCCCCGCCACGACCAGATAGAACATCCCCCAGGCCACCAGGATAATCGCCAGCGGCGTGACCTCGAAGATGGTGAAGGGCTCCAGCCCCTGGCTGCGCGCCACCCCGTCGACCAGCAGGTTCGTCGAGGTGCCGATCAGCGTTGTGGTGCCGCCGAGGATCGCCGCATAGCTGAGCGGGATCAGCAGCTTCGAGGGCTGCACCCCCAGCACCTGAGAAATCTGCACGAAGATCGGCAGCATCATCACCACGACGGGGGTGTTGTTCATAAAGGCCGAGGCGATCAGCACCACCACCATGATCACCGCGATGGCCCGGCGCGGGCGCCGCGCCACCTCGCCCTGGGCAAAGGTGGCGAAGGCGTCGAGCGCGCCGGTCCGCACCAGCGCCCCCATCACGATGAACATCGCCGCGATGGTCCAGGGCGCCGGGTTCGACAGCACCTCGAGCGCCGCATCATAGGGCAGCACGCCCAGCCCGAGCAGCACCGCCACCCCGCCGATCGCCACCACTTCGGTGGGATAGCGCTCGCGGACGAATAGCACGAACATCGCGACCACGGTCGCGATGGTCACCCAGGCCTGCGCGGTCTGGCTCAATGCGATGAACTGCATGTAAGAATAGCCTGTCTCTGCCCAACCCGACGCATTCTGGCGACGCGCCGCCGCTCTTGCAAGCGCGGCGAAGACGCAGGCGCGCGCCGCAGGCTCCTGAGCGATTGCGCGAGAGGATCCGTGCAGATGCTCAGGAAACCGGCGTCAGGGCCCCGCCTGCTCCAGCCGCCCGCCCTGGCGCACCATCTTCACGGTGATCGCCTTGCCGGTGCGGTCGTCGGTCTCGACGAAAACGCCGCAGAGCGTGGCCTCGCCCAGCGCCGGCTGATAGCGCCCCTTGCTCATGCCGGTCACAAAGCGTCGCATCGGCTCGACCTTGTCCATGCCGATGACCGAATCGTAATCGCCGCACATGCCCGCATCCGAGAGCAGCCCGGTGCCCCCCGGCAGGATCTGCGCGTCGCCGGTGGGCACATGGGTATGGGTGCCGACGACAAAGCTCGCGCGCCCGTCGCAGAAATGGCCCATCGCCATCTTCTCCGAGGTCGCCTCGCAATGCATGTCAACGATGATCGCCTGCGCCATGCCGCCCAGCGGGTGACGGCGCAGCACATCGTCCATGGCCGAGAACGGGTCGTCGAAGGGGCGCTTCATAAAGACCTGCCCCAGCACCTGGGTCACCAGCACCTTGCGCCCGCGCCGGTCGGCAAAGAGCCCCAGCCCGCGCCCCGGCGCCTGTTTGGCAAAGTTCACCGGGCGGACCACCCTTGGCTCGCTTTCGATAAAGCTGAGCATGTCCTTCTGATCGAAGGCATGATCGCCAAGCGTCACCACATCGGCCCCCGCCGCGAGCAGCAGCTTGGCATGCTCGCCGGTCAGTCCGGCACCGTTCGAGGCGTTCTCTCCATTGACCACGACGAAATCGAGCTTCCACTCTTCGCGCAGCCCGGGCAGCCTGTCCGAAATGGCGGCGCGCCCGGCGCGGCCCACCACATCTCCAAGAAATAACAATCTCATGGATCAATCCGTAAGCGTGCCGGCGGCGAAAGCAAAGCCCGATTTGCGCGCGGCGCATCCATCCGGGCGGCTTCAGCGGCAGTCCATCGCGGCGCGCAGTGCCGCCTCACCATAGGGGCCGAGCGCGCGGCTCTCGATCTTGCCGCCGCTGAGGCGCGAGGCCATGAGCCGGCCCCAGACGGCATCCGCCGTGATCATCTCCAGCCCCTGCCCGCAATCGCGCAGACCGCCCTCGATATAGCCCCAGCCGATGCGGTGATTGGTCAGCCCCCGCCGCGCCGCCACGGCGCGCAACTCGGCGCTGCCGGGAACATAGCGCCAGACGCGCAGGGTCTTGGCCAGATGCGGCCGGTCGATATAAGCGAGCTCGATCCGCCCGTCGCCATCGAGATCTCCCGCCCCAACCGGCGCCAGCCAGCGGTTGCGCTGGCCGATGAACGGCGCCGCCGCCAACAGCCCGTCCCCGGTGTAGAGTGCCAGACGCGCACCGCGCGAGAGATCGCTTTCGACCACCATCGCCGCCATGCTGCCGCCGAGATCGACAAGCCTGGGCGCCACGTCCTCGAAGACCCGCGATTGCGGCAGGCGGATCACCACATCGCGCTGCGCGCCCTCCTCGGACAGCCGCAGCCGCAGCGCGCCCCATTCCACCGCATCGCCAAGAACGCCGTGATCGTAGCGCGTCGTTGGCTCCAGATACTCCGCCGCGATCAGCCGGGGCGCAGCATCGGCGCCCTCAAAGGTCAGAAACAGCCCGAGCGCCAGACCCGCGCCGCGCGCGAGGCCGGAGCGGAGAGACCGGGCAAAGCGCCTCAGATCTGTTTCTCCGGCATCTGCACGACCAGACCGTCGAGCGCGTCGCTCACCTTGAGCTGGCAGGTCAGGCGCGAGCGCTCGGGATCCGGCTCATAGGCGAAATCCAGCATGTCCTCTTCCATCTCTTCCTTGCCGGGCAGCTTGCCCACCCAGTCGGGATGCACATAGACATGGCAGGTCGAACAGGCGCAGGCGCCGCCACAATCGGCCTCGATGCCGGGAATGCCGTTGTCGCGGGCGCCTTCCATCACGGTGAGACCCGTGGGCACATCTACCACATGTTCCGTGCCGTTATGCTCGATGTAAGTGATCTTTGCCATTGCCTGTTCGTCTCCGTCGTCTCGTCATGATCGTTTACCTATGCAGCCCGCGCTCGCTGCGCCAGCCCCTTCCCCGGGGCGCGACGCCGCAGACCGGCCGTTCTATCCCAATTTGTCACAGCTTTGCACGGCAGGGTGCTCAATTCATGAACATCCGCCCGCATGGCTTTTCCACGCCGCGCAAAGCCGCTATCCTCCGCCGCAAAGCCCCGCCCGGATACGAAGGCTCGAGCAGATGCACCTCACCTCCCGCCTGATCGCCGCGATGGCGCTCGCGCTCGCTGCCTGCGAGGCGCCCACGGACAGCACCGGCAACTGGCCCGGAGAGGCACCGCCCGCGCCGGAACGCATGGCCGACGGCACCTGCTGGGCGCGCGAGGTGACACCGGCGATCTACGAGCACGTCATGGGCGAGATCCAGGTGGTGCAGGCCGAGATCGCCGAAGACGGCACGGTGATCCGCCCGCCGGT
The window above is part of the Salipiger abyssi genome. Proteins encoded here:
- a CDS encoding inositol monophosphatase family protein, producing MAEISTELANELWDTAHALTDAARAAILPHFRSRTLNAVNKLEGGFDPVTVADRAAEAAMRAVLAQRRPQDGILGEELGTSSGSSGLTWVLDPIDGTRGFLSGTPTWGVLAALSDETGPRLGIIDQPYTGERFCGGLGRAEMTGPMGASALATRAPRGLDQAILFTTFPEVGTKADRLAFERVRDRARLTRYGMDCYAYALLAAGQIDLVIEAGLHAYDIQAPIAVIEAAGGIVTNWEGGPVHEGGRALAAANAELHAEALAVLNGT
- a CDS encoding helix-turn-helix domain-containing protein, with the translated sequence MTHPVDVHVGKRIRHRRWLVGMTQQQLAEHVGIKFQQIQKYETGANRVSASRLWDIADALDVPVSFFFEGLENEHDATVEDAPAAPAAAMPADILGDKEALDLVRSYYAIPENQRRRLFELARVLSDVA
- a CDS encoding NADPH:quinone oxidoreductase family protein, with protein sequence MRALHLTSHESPPAFTDLPEETPGPGQIGLRIAACGLNFADLLMISGKYQDTPALPFTLGLEVAGTVEGLGDGVTGLAPGDRVAVYGGQGGLAEYGVFDATRAVRMPASMTPEDAAAFQIAYGTSHLALDHRARLQPGETLLVLGAAGGVGLTAVEIGKLMGATVIACARGPEKLEIARQAGADHLIDARTDDIRAAVKALGGADVVYDAVGGAQFEAAFRACKPEARLLSIGFASGDVPQIKANHLMVKNLTVMGLYWGGYLTFAPELLTGSLAQLFAWYEEGRIKPHISHVLPLARAEEGLDLLRNRKSTGKVVIRIPE
- a CDS encoding alpha/beta fold hydrolase; the encoded protein is MAEPLVLLPDLMCDARLFGPQIADLSREMAVMVAPVAGGERVEEVASGLLDVLPQRFALAGLGLGGIVAMELQRRAPDRVSRLMLMNTTPLAETPQQAAERDPLIIKARAGRLDEAVRALFPSDSLAPGPYRGEILAMLSDMADGLGLEVFVRQIRVLQRRRDQQSALRKLRVPVTVLCGAHDQLYPVKRQAFLAELIPGARLAVIEEAGHLPPLEAPDAVSAAIRAWMAEPMLLR
- a CDS encoding nuclear transport factor 2 family protein translates to MQGQHGEDYPAFLRAMAGTLWTERALDAGLAGICHPQLIHRQAQAMGFGAGAIRAEAVELLAALPDLAVRTEDAICSGAPRLGLLGSQRLLMQGSHDGAGAFGAPCGRRLRFRAMADIYAKDGRISEIWALRDSGAILRQLGLRVSDWARERAACLDPEDGPFHPGLDQPGPYTGQGNGNHWGMAFAALIERIMAAGFSEIPAQYDPAARLAYPGGVAAQGPGGAERFWFGLRAAFPDARFVIHHRIGREDRLLPPRAALRWSLTGRHSGWGAFGRPSGAEVHVMGISHAEFGPSGLRREWTLYDEAAVWMQIHAPRHAAPVARVVAAE
- a CDS encoding VOC family protein, coding for MEPRVSLITLGVRDMARATAFYEALGWVRAESPDGVIAFDLLGQTLGLYPLHALAEDIGVPVEELGHGALTLAHNLRSREEVETLLTRAEAAGARILKPAQEVFWGGYHGYFADPEGHIWEIAHNPFAPLREEDGAFRWNGYGEA
- a CDS encoding alpha/beta fold hydrolase, yielding MADTAYLDGPNARLAYVHTPGDGPTVVFLSGYKSDMEGTKAVHLEAWAKARGRAYLRLDYSGHGQSGGAFEAGCIGDWAADAQAVIESATEGPLLLVGSSMGGWIGSLLTQRLAGRVAGFVGIAAAPDFTEDGFWAGFSEEERRKVMEEGVTYLPSAYGDPYAVTKRLIEDGRDNLVLRAPLPMPFPVRLMQGSADEAVTRETALRLFDHIDSPDLRLSFVKGADHRFSEPENLAMIEAAIAEIGG
- a CDS encoding YebC/PmpR family DNA-binding transcriptional regulator produces the protein MAGHSKWANIQHRKGRQDAVRAKLFSKFSKEITVAAKMGDPDPDKNPRLRLAIKEAKSQSMPKDNIERAIKKASGGEGDNYEEIRYEGYGPNGVAVIVEAMTDNRNRTASNVRSTFTKNGGNLGETGSVAFMFERKGEIVYPADAGDADTVMMAAIEAGAEDVESSEDGHVIYCADTDLNEVSNALEAELGESESTKLIWKPGTTTELDLDAMQTLMKLVDALEDDDDVQRVTTNFEASDEVMAQL
- a CDS encoding glutamine amidotransferase gives rise to the protein MSRFLILQLRPETEASDDEFAAFLRKGGLSAAQVHRIHLDCEPLPEGLDPRDYAGVIVGGGPGCVSDPPERKSPEEARIEAACLSLMPAITGADVPFLGCCYGIGILAHHLGAEVSKARYGEPVGPVRCDKTEAGGRDPLLDGLPDGFDAFVGHKEAVQILPAGTVHLLRSAPCPFQMIRHGQNVYATQFHPEADAAGFETRIRIYRHKGYFDPSEADDLIAMCRASEVTWPERILRNFVQRYG
- a CDS encoding SLC13 family permease, coding for MQFIALSQTAQAWVTIATVVAMFVLFVRERYPTEVVAIGGVAVLLGLGVLPYDAALEVLSNPAPWTIAAMFIVMGALVRTGALDAFATFAQGEVARRPRRAIAVIMVVVLIASAFMNNTPVVVMMLPIFVQISQVLGVQPSKLLIPLSYAAILGGTTTLIGTSTNLLVDGVARSQGLEPFTIFEVTPLAIILVAWGMFYLVVAGRFLLPERHSMAGMLSDRSRMKFFTEAVIPPESNLIGREVLGVQLFKREGVRLVDVVRGDESLRRELQDVVLEVGDRVVLRTQMTELLSLQRNKSLKRVDQISARETTTVEVLITPGCKMVGRSLGALRLRRRYGVYPLAVHRRNQNIGRKLDDLVVRVGDTLLLEGSPEDIKRLADELELVDVSHPSARAFRRGHAPIAIGAMAGIVVLAALGVAPILALAVIAVAVVLLARCIDADEAFSFVEGQLLALIFAMLAIGAALDASGAVELIVKAVAPLMEVLPAPLLIWAVFLLTSVLTEAVSNNAVAVVVTPIAISLAQALGIDPRPLVVAVMVAASCSFATPIGYQTNTLVYGPGGYRFSDFLKVGVPLNLSVGVLSALVIPLIWPL
- a CDS encoding TIGR00282 family metallophosphoesterase, producing MRLLFLGDVVGRAGRAAISDRLPGLREEWKLDFVVVNGENASNGAGLTGEHAKLLLAAGADVVTLGDHAFDQKDMLSFIESEPRVVRPVNFAKQAPGRGLGLFADRRGRKVLVTQVLGQVFMKRPFDDPFSAMDDVLRRHPLGGMAQAIIVDMHCEATSEKMAMGHFCDGRASFVVGTHTHVPTGDAQILPGGTGLLSDAGMCGDYDSVIGMDKVEPMRRFVTGMSKGRYQPALGEATLCGVFVETDDRTGKAITVKMVRQGGRLEQAGP
- a CDS encoding FG-GAP repeat domain-containing protein; protein product: MEWGALRLRLSEEGAQRDVVIRLPQSRVFEDVAPRLVDLGGSMAAMVVESDLSRGARLALYTGDGLLAAAPFIGQRNRWLAPVGAGDLDGDGRIELAYIDRPHLAKTLRVWRYVPGSAELRAVAARRGLTNHRIGWGYIEGGLRDCGQGLEMITADAVWGRLMASRLSGGKIESRALGPYGEAALRAAMDCR
- a CDS encoding 2Fe-2S iron-sulfur cluster-binding protein; the protein is MAKITYIEHNGTEHVVDVPTGLTVMEGARDNGIPGIEADCGGACACSTCHVYVHPDWVGKLPGKEEMEEDMLDFAYEPDPERSRLTCQLKVSDALDGLVVQMPEKQI